From Echeneis naucrates chromosome 7, fEcheNa1.1, whole genome shotgun sequence, one genomic window encodes:
- the sp5l gene encoding sp5 transcription factor-like: MAALTIQRTDNFLHTFLQDRTPSSSPEGAPNALSFLATTCSQAWQVGGGMGSEGSQFPYEGTVSSTSGMFQLWSNDMTPSTALSTHQMTFTVPKVQFPGHMQSGLGHHHHHHHPHHHHHELPLTPPAEPPSSYSFELSPVKVLSSQPQANGPYYSQHNSVGQNFPSFLQNSSARHHLPGSHMDEGQQWWSLPQTNASPSNHPFSLGRQLVLGHQPQIAALLQGTSKGLLSSTRRCRRCKCPNCQANGGGLEFGKKRLHICHIPECGKVYKKTSHLKAHLRWHAGERPFICNWLFCGKSFTRSDELQRHLRTHTGEKRFGCQQCGKRFMRSDHLSKHVKTHQTRKSRSGQPSQSTDPLLTNIKRE, encoded by the exons ATGGCTGCGCTGACGATACAAAGGACTGACAACTTTTTGCACACCTTCTTGCAG GACCGGACACCCAGCTCCTCTCCAGAGGGAGCACCTAACGCCCTCTCCTTCCTGGCCACCACTTGTAGCCAGGCCTggcaggtgggggggggtatggGCTCAGAAGGGTCCCAGTTTCCCTACGAGGGCACCGTCAGCTCCACGTCTGGAATGTTTCAGCTCTGGAGCAACGACATGACACCCAGCACGGCTCTCAGTACGCACCAGATGACCTTCACAGTGCCCAAGGTGCAGTTCCCTGGGCACATGCAGTCCGGCCTGggtcaccaccaccatcatcatcatccccatcaccaccaccacgaGCTGCCTCTCACCCCTCCGGCTGAACCTCCCTCGTCGTACTCCTTCGAACTGTCCCCCGTTAAAGTCTTGTCATCACAACCACAGGCCAACGGCCCCTATTATTCGCAGCACAACAGTGTGGGACAAAACTTCCCCAGCTTCCTCCAGAACTCCTCAGCGAGGCATCACCTGCCTGGAAGCCACATGGACGAAGGGCAGCAATGGTGGAGCCTACCACAGACCAACGCTAGCCCATCCAACCATCCCTTCTCCCTGGGCAGGCAGCTCGTCTTGGGCCACCAGCCCCAGATAGCTGCCCTGCTCCAGGGCACGTCCAAGGGGCTGCTGAGCTCCACGCGACGCTGCCGACGCTGCAAATGCCCCAACTGCCAGGCAAATGGCGGGGGGTTGGAGTTCGGAAAGAAGAGACTGCACATCTGTCACATCCCAGAGTGTGGCAAAGTGTACAAGAAGACCTCTCACCTGAAGGCTCATCTGCGCTGGCACGCTGGGGAAAGGCCCTTCATCTGTAACTGGCTCTTTTGCGGTAAAAGCTTCACCCGTTCAGACGAGCTGCAACGGCAcctccgcacacacacaggagagaagcGCTTTGGCTGCCAGCAGTGCGGAAAGAGGTTCATGAGAAGTGACCACCTCTCCAAACACGTCAAAACCCACCAGACCAGGAAGAGCCGGTCTGGACAGCCTTCACAGAGCACGGACCCCCTGCTCACCAACATCAAGAGAGAGTAA